One uncultured Fibrobacter sp. genomic region harbors:
- a CDS encoding fibrobacter succinogenes major paralogous domain-containing protein produces the protein MKNPSVEKHVANLLKACVAAALCLFFAACGGDSSGTDSTPKISDADYEADSYRGLPSCTESRDGETAYVVDQDQGYVCKNGKWVEDDEAVETKSSSSGKADQKGKSSSSNKSVIDTVITVDPETGDTIISLDTLAGIDSTLRKCAPEFDDKYMTYNGTTYRCYDDFWRPEKNPPKDTDAQVICLKTTDPNAPLKCYLDTAIWSSSSYVADPEDFVDQGVIKIKDGSITGVAQKGPYLQGSTYRIIPLDGKTLKPTGDTLTDQFNNSMGTYTFCDLNLPSQYAMIEASGYYRSELTGKKSNLQMTIGAIVDVQKGANINMITNLEYERVKYLVQNEGYNIAGAKKRALTEVLSAFHIENVTGSAEQLDITKDGEANGALLAISIMIQGVAGSEFNVIDMMKDFREDLKEDGQWTGKTARTVIADFAYEADSLGSLGSYRSNVASWGLSNTVPAFERYIKDFWGLEYGIGRCTEDRIDEIKKNQNSASEHKDDYFVCESNGWRYIGEFEYNTKNNVCDVAGLVIPGNVDKDKYYICGNGWREATAVEVDKYYTECTMDGKLHKFSDGKYYKCSNDEFVLADPLDTALGQVCVSYLEGKSFDRKNDIHTYTCKNGSWKVGWATGNCTKDGKIAEMFFEASDKKKGYVCDADTFRVATANDSLYNFACVSYTDGKSAERQNAIHTYTCEKNVWKISDAWSKTNCAKDGSIQTLIYDETGKTKEFVCDADTFRVATKTDTSVVDFYGSVCVSYLDGVEIQLLTGLQTKCLNGEWSGSLKDSRDGKIYKIAAIGTQIWMAENLNFDYKVDGSSYGTYTNADNGETYGRYYTWAAAMDSAGIYSENSKGCGYGKTCTVKTPIRGICPKGWHLPSYAEWQTLITAVGGSSTAGKVLKSQTGWKVGNGTDAYAFSAIPADLRGENGFRGVSYTLAVFWSASEHSVDTADLMSLSDSDAAFLNDNIPFTKDLGLSVRCLQDAP, from the coding sequence ATGAAAAATCCTTCCGTAGAAAAACACGTCGCGAATTTGCTGAAAGCATGCGTGGCGGCCGCACTATGTTTATTCTTTGCCGCGTGCGGCGGTGATTCCAGCGGCACCGACAGCACTCCGAAAATCAGCGATGCCGACTACGAGGCGGATTCTTACAGGGGGCTTCCTTCGTGTACGGAATCCCGTGATGGTGAAACAGCCTACGTGGTAGACCAGGACCAGGGTTACGTTTGCAAAAATGGCAAGTGGGTTGAAGACGATGAAGCCGTTGAAACCAAGAGTTCCAGCAGTGGCAAGGCGGATCAGAAGGGAAAATCCAGCTCCTCGAACAAGTCGGTTATCGACACGGTTATTACCGTGGACCCTGAAACGGGCGATACCATTATCTCGCTGGACACGTTGGCGGGCATCGATTCCACGCTTCGCAAATGTGCCCCTGAGTTTGATGACAAGTACATGACCTACAACGGTACGACCTATCGCTGCTACGACGATTTCTGGCGTCCGGAGAAGAACCCGCCCAAGGACACGGATGCTCAGGTGATTTGTCTCAAGACGACTGACCCGAACGCTCCGCTCAAGTGCTACCTTGATACGGCCATCTGGAGTAGTTCCAGCTACGTTGCCGACCCAGAAGATTTTGTGGACCAAGGCGTCATCAAGATCAAGGACGGTTCCATTACGGGTGTGGCGCAGAAGGGCCCGTATCTGCAGGGTTCTACTTATCGCATCATTCCGCTCGACGGCAAGACGCTCAAGCCCACGGGCGACACGCTTACCGACCAATTCAACAATAGTATGGGTACCTATACCTTCTGTGACTTGAATCTACCAAGCCAATATGCAATGATCGAGGCGAGTGGTTACTACCGCAGCGAACTCACAGGTAAGAAGAGTAACTTGCAGATGACTATCGGAGCCATTGTGGACGTGCAGAAGGGTGCGAACATCAACATGATTACGAACTTGGAATATGAACGTGTAAAGTATCTTGTTCAAAACGAGGGCTACAATATCGCGGGCGCAAAGAAACGCGCTCTCACCGAAGTCCTTTCAGCATTCCATATCGAAAATGTGACGGGCTCTGCAGAACAACTCGACATCACGAAGGACGGCGAAGCGAATGGTGCTTTGCTAGCCATTTCTATCATGATTCAGGGCGTTGCGGGATCGGAATTCAACGTGATTGACATGATGAAGGACTTCCGTGAAGACTTGAAGGAAGACGGTCAGTGGACGGGAAAAACGGCGCGTACCGTGATCGCTGATTTTGCCTACGAAGCGGATAGCTTGGGGAGTCTTGGAAGCTATCGCAGTAATGTCGCTAGCTGGGGCCTTTCCAACACGGTTCCTGCCTTTGAACGATATATCAAGGATTTCTGGGGGCTTGAATACGGCATCGGTCGCTGCACCGAAGACCGCATTGATGAAATCAAGAAAAATCAGAATTCTGCAAGCGAACATAAGGACGATTATTTTGTCTGCGAAAGTAATGGTTGGCGTTACATTGGAGAATTTGAATACAACACCAAGAACAACGTATGCGATGTCGCTGGGCTCGTAATTCCGGGCAATGTCGATAAGGATAAATACTATATCTGCGGTAATGGCTGGCGCGAAGCGACCGCTGTCGAGGTCGATAAATACTATACCGAATGTACTATGGATGGTAAACTGCATAAATTCAGTGACGGAAAATACTATAAGTGCTCCAATGATGAATTTGTTCTGGCAGACCCATTGGATACTGCTTTAGGGCAAGTTTGCGTTAGCTACTTAGAAGGCAAATCGTTTGACCGTAAAAACGACATTCATACCTATACTTGTAAGAATGGCTCCTGGAAGGTTGGCTGGGCGACTGGCAACTGCACGAAGGATGGAAAGATTGCTGAAATGTTCTTCGAAGCCTCGGACAAGAAAAAAGGCTATGTCTGTGATGCAGATACATTCCGTGTGGCAACGGCAAACGATTCGCTTTATAATTTTGCTTGCGTCAGTTACACTGATGGAAAATCTGCGGAACGCCAAAATGCAATCCATACCTACACTTGCGAAAAAAATGTTTGGAAAATAAGTGATGCTTGGTCCAAGACAAACTGCGCCAAGGATGGCTCTATCCAAACGCTGATTTACGATGAAACTGGCAAAACCAAAGAATTTGTTTGCGATGCCGATACGTTTAGGGTTGCAACAAAAACGGATACTTCGGTAGTTGATTTCTATGGCTCGGTTTGTGTAAGTTATTTGGATGGTGTTGAAATTCAGTTATTGACAGGTCTTCAGACGAAATGCTTGAATGGAGAATGGAGTGGTTCTTTAAAAGATTCTCGCGATGGTAAAATATACAAGATTGCTGCGATTGGAACGCAAATCTGGATGGCTGAAAACCTGAACTTTGATTACAAGGTGGACGGTTCTTCATATGGTACCTATACCAATGCCGATAATGGCGAAACATACGGTCGCTACTACACTTGGGCTGCGGCAATGGATAGTGCTGGAATTTATTCCGAAAACAGCAAGGGATGCGGTTATGGCAAAACTTGTACCGTAAAGACTCCAATCCGAGGCATCTGCCCTAAGGGTTGGCACCTGCCTAGTTATGCTGAATGGCAAACTTTGATCACTGCGGTGGGTGGTTCATCTACGGCAGGTAAGGTTCTTAAGTCTCAGACGGGATGGAAGGTGGGTAATGGAACGGACGCCTATGCCTTCTCGGCGATTCCTGCCGACCTCCGCGGTGAAAACGGCTTCAGAGGTGTCAGTTACACTTTAGCTGTCTTTTGGAGTGCATCAGAGCACTCTGTAGACACCGCCGATCTCATGAGTTTGAGCGACAGCGACGCTGCGTTCTTGAATGACAACATTCCTTTCACTAAGGACTTAGGGTTATCCGTTCGTTGCCTCCAGGATGCTCCGTAG
- a CDS encoding FISUMP domain-containing protein, translating to MKKFSSPVTSSSNYRSLSLPKGCFAMARSIQNCHPEWYTEPAEVQAKRVEGSLAAFLIAVLLTACGENTTTEKIVEVATGGTEIVSSVKDLPKCTKNNQGEFAYVKGEPSARICVDGKWFATVAKDTSADFSCTTKELKDKSGLKIICNGDSIGVVLNGANGKDGADGKQGLQGEPGVAGKDGADGEQGIQGEKGDTGEKGDPGAAGKDGKNGTNGTNGTNGKDGTGCTLAQKGTKVTITCGEKSTTIDIGSGSGSVVDTVELDSEKVSVSLDSVSGVSQKGPFLSGSKVQVKELESGRTLAQTGNNFDGKILNDKGEFRIPSRMMVSQYMMLEASGYYRNEVTGEESKSPLTLFGVTNVLLGNVVNINLLTHLEYERVIYLVVHEKMTVRQAKEQAQKEIFGLLDIDATGFSNSERLSIAGSSDEDGALLAFSIMFQGDRSVAQLTELLTKISTDMEKDGTWDDAKTRMDIADWSADTDSSGRLATIRGNVAAWGLSAMVPNFEQYIRHFWTTEYGLDSCNAKMAGTVKAATAGKRKGSKTRFICKDIDGLGDMRWAIASDFEKDTYQWKAGKDGALKNGDVTDAKYVYDKTGSYNGTVGWRMAVAVENVYGGCVEALYDSIRSYRGANEAGYYQCQKATHTWVLTNNYLMIDTQGWENGTDGLAKRGDSTGFCYVYDTSAVYRGWRTGNDDDCSLGLQGCTKGYVGIMKLGLVEDIYFVCDADEWRPATPQEEIACRNKGVCRLCTESMQGFTEKRDGVFYVCDKQDWREFNCAEKKMGLCMANDSSLVEACETVGSFKIDYVCSEDHWHAVTSPFEYTLDAWNAKRDAYNAAMVKAGVNSDSIITDPRDNNTYRTVVINGKRVFAENLRYADSATTVNLKGQTWCYNNEMKNCKIGGRYYTWTAAVNLNKQWLRTSASALIKNPHQGICPEGWHLPNDIEWKTLFNTDWYTGVSDYAVQQMRGFYGWTEATDSSGFSAFPAGLYYEGSFYDIGLNVHFWSATEDGSLSAYFWSLDANTATLDYYSRGNYNRYKHHGFFVRCFQDDPAAP from the coding sequence ATGAAAAAATTTTCTTCCCCCGTCACGTCATCCTCGAACTATAGGTCCCTGAGCCTGCCGAAGGGCTGTTTTGCCATGGCAAGATCCATACAAAACTGTCATCCTGAGTGGTACACTGAGCCTGCCGAAGTGCAAGCGAAGCGCGTCGAAGGATCTCTAGCAGCGTTTCTTATTGCCGTCCTCCTCACGGCTTGCGGCGAAAATACCACTACCGAAAAAATCGTGGAAGTGGCTACCGGCGGCACCGAAATCGTTTCCTCGGTGAAAGACCTCCCCAAATGCACTAAGAACAATCAGGGTGAATTTGCTTATGTGAAGGGAGAACCGTCCGCAAGAATTTGCGTAGATGGCAAGTGGTTTGCGACAGTCGCGAAGGATACTTCTGCTGATTTTAGCTGCACGACCAAGGAACTCAAGGACAAGAGCGGACTTAAGATTATCTGTAATGGCGATTCCATTGGTGTGGTGCTGAACGGTGCAAATGGAAAAGATGGAGCCGACGGAAAACAAGGTCTTCAGGGGGAACCAGGTGTTGCCGGTAAAGATGGTGCCGATGGTGAACAAGGAATTCAAGGTGAAAAAGGTGATACCGGCGAAAAGGGCGACCCTGGTGCAGCCGGCAAAGATGGTAAGAACGGAACTAACGGAACGAATGGAACCAATGGAAAAGACGGTACCGGTTGCACGCTAGCCCAGAAGGGGACGAAGGTTACGATTACCTGTGGTGAAAAATCGACGACAATAGATATCGGCTCGGGGAGTGGCTCGGTTGTGGATACTGTTGAACTCGACTCTGAAAAAGTTTCTGTTTCGCTCGATTCCGTTTCGGGCGTATCGCAGAAGGGACCGTTCCTTTCTGGTTCCAAGGTGCAGGTGAAGGAACTTGAAAGCGGTCGCACCTTGGCTCAGACGGGTAACAATTTCGATGGAAAAATTTTGAATGATAAGGGCGAATTCAGGATTCCCTCGCGCATGATGGTGAGCCAGTACATGATGCTGGAGGCCTCGGGGTACTACCGCAACGAAGTGACCGGCGAAGAATCGAAATCGCCGTTAACTTTGTTTGGCGTGACGAACGTGTTGCTCGGCAATGTCGTGAACATCAACTTGCTGACGCATCTGGAATACGAACGCGTCATCTACCTAGTGGTCCACGAAAAGATGACTGTTAGGCAAGCGAAGGAACAGGCGCAGAAGGAAATCTTCGGTTTGCTGGACATTGATGCGACGGGCTTCAGCAATTCTGAGCGCTTGAGTATCGCGGGCTCTAGCGATGAGGACGGAGCTTTGCTTGCCTTTTCGATTATGTTCCAAGGCGACCGCTCCGTGGCTCAGTTGACAGAACTCTTGACGAAAATTTCGACGGATATGGAAAAGGACGGTACGTGGGATGATGCGAAGACCCGTATGGATATCGCGGACTGGAGTGCCGATACGGATAGCTCTGGCCGCCTTGCGACAATTCGTGGCAACGTGGCTGCTTGGGGACTTTCTGCCATGGTCCCGAATTTTGAACAATACATACGTCATTTCTGGACAACCGAATATGGCCTCGATAGCTGCAATGCAAAAATGGCGGGAACGGTCAAGGCTGCGACCGCAGGCAAGCGCAAAGGCTCTAAGACGCGTTTCATCTGCAAGGATATTGACGGCCTTGGTGATATGCGCTGGGCGATTGCCTCTGATTTTGAAAAGGATACGTACCAGTGGAAAGCGGGGAAGGACGGTGCGCTCAAGAATGGCGATGTAACCGATGCGAAGTATGTGTACGATAAGACCGGCAGCTACAATGGCACCGTGGGTTGGCGTATGGCGGTTGCCGTGGAAAACGTCTATGGCGGTTGCGTAGAAGCCCTTTACGATTCTATCCGTAGTTATCGCGGTGCGAATGAGGCTGGTTACTACCAGTGCCAAAAGGCTACGCATACTTGGGTGCTTACAAATAATTACCTGATGATCGATACGCAGGGCTGGGAGAACGGAACAGATGGTCTTGCCAAGAGGGGGGATAGCACAGGCTTTTGCTACGTGTATGATACGAGTGCAGTTTATAGGGGCTGGCGTACGGGAAACGATGATGATTGTTCACTTGGGTTGCAGGGATGCACTAAGGGCTATGTGGGGATAATGAAACTAGGGCTTGTAGAAGATATTTATTTCGTTTGTGATGCGGATGAATGGAGACCGGCTACTCCTCAGGAGGAAATTGCCTGTCGTAACAAAGGCGTGTGTCGCTTGTGTACGGAAAGTATGCAGGGATTTACGGAAAAGCGAGACGGTGTCTTCTATGTATGCGACAAGCAAGACTGGCGCGAGTTTAACTGCGCCGAAAAGAAAATGGGGCTGTGCATGGCGAACGACAGTTCCCTTGTGGAGGCCTGCGAAACGGTTGGAAGCTTTAAAATCGACTATGTATGCTCCGAAGATCATTGGCATGCGGTAACAAGTCCGTTTGAATATACGCTTGATGCATGGAACGCAAAGCGTGATGCCTACAATGCGGCAATGGTAAAAGCTGGGGTGAATTCTGATTCGATAATTACAGACCCGCGTGATAACAATACTTATAGAACGGTTGTCATCAACGGAAAACGTGTGTTTGCCGAAAACTTGCGCTATGCGGATAGTGCGACTACGGTTAATTTGAAGGGCCAGACATGGTGTTATAATAACGAAATGAAAAACTGTAAAATAGGTGGACGCTACTATACATGGACTGCGGCGGTGAATTTAAATAAACAGTGGCTAAGGACCAGTGCGTCCGCCTTGATTAAGAATCCTCATCAGGGAATTTGTCCTGAAGGCTGGCATTTACCGAATGATATAGAATGGAAGACTTTGTTTAATACAGATTGGTATACTGGGGTAAGTGACTATGCTGTGCAACAGATGAGGGGTTTTTATGGTTGGACTGAGGCTACGGACTCTAGTGGATTCTCCGCGTTCCCTGCAGGCCTCTACTATGAGGGCTCTTTCTACGACATTGGCTTAAACGTACATTTTTGGAGTGCCACTGAGGATGGTAGCCTTAGCGCTTACTTCTGGTCCTTGGATGCAAATACTGCGACCCTCGACTATTACTCGAGAGGCAATTACAACCGCTACAAACACCATGGTTTCTTTGTCCGTTGTTTCCAGGACGATCCTGCAGCTCCCTAG
- a CDS encoding TIGR02147 family protein: MKSVLEYKDYHRYMQDYYDERKRLGAFSWREFCKSAGFTSPNFLKLVCMGQSKLSKVKVGDVAKAMGLVGFEEDYFREMVVFCNAEKDDVKKAALLEMQRIAQEHKVRVVDGDAFQYYESWKYPVLRELIPMMPGATPRDIADECKEHVSAEEVRDVLNFLVKAGFLKKEGEKVYSQTEQTVIGSKEALPIAIRAMHKEMANMAARAIDRYSASERYFTGVTLSVNQEASARIAKELDVCCRKVLSIANEYKDQDQVCRINFQFFPVTDKIKEGSHA; this comes from the coding sequence ATGAAATCGGTCCTTGAATACAAAGACTATCACCGCTATATGCAGGATTACTACGACGAACGCAAGCGTCTGGGTGCGTTCTCGTGGCGTGAGTTCTGCAAGAGTGCCGGTTTTACTTCGCCGAATTTCTTGAAACTGGTGTGCATGGGCCAGAGTAAGCTCAGCAAGGTCAAGGTGGGCGATGTGGCAAAGGCGATGGGACTTGTCGGTTTTGAAGAGGACTATTTCCGTGAAATGGTCGTCTTTTGCAATGCCGAAAAAGATGACGTCAAGAAGGCTGCTCTCCTTGAAATGCAACGGATTGCGCAGGAGCACAAGGTGCGCGTGGTCGATGGCGACGCGTTTCAGTATTATGAATCCTGGAAGTATCCGGTTCTAAGGGAACTCATTCCGATGATGCCGGGGGCGACTCCCCGCGACATAGCCGACGAATGTAAGGAGCATGTGTCCGCCGAGGAGGTTCGCGACGTTCTGAATTTCTTGGTGAAGGCCGGTTTCCTGAAAAAGGAGGGCGAAAAGGTCTATTCGCAGACGGAACAGACCGTAATCGGTTCGAAGGAAGCCTTGCCCATTGCGATTCGTGCCATGCACAAGGAAATGGCGAACATGGCCGCCCGCGCCATAGACCGTTATTCGGCAAGCGAACGCTACTTTACCGGAGTGACGCTCAGCGTGAATCAAGAGGCGAGTGCTCGGATTGCAAAAGAACTCGATGTCTGCTGCAGGAAGGTGCTTTCGATAGCGAATGAATACAAGGACCAGGATCAGGTCTGTAGAATCAATTTTCAGTTTTTCCCGGTAACGGACAAAATCAAAGAGGGGAGCCATGCTTAG
- the nrdG gene encoding anaerobic ribonucleoside-triphosphate reductase activating protein yields MDEYPRLRIAGIEPESFVDGPGIRMTIFTQGCHHNCPGCQNPQTHDFNGGHFIDIEEILDMIEENPLLDGITFSGGDPMDQAAALIPLAREIKERGMNLVIFTGYTYERLMELTHERPEMFELLTFADILIDGPFILAKRSLELKFRGSSNQRIIDVQQSLLEGHVVLHQIQLDEMKARPDLVPEFATC; encoded by the coding sequence ATGGACGAATACCCTCGCTTGCGGATTGCCGGAATCGAACCCGAATCGTTCGTGGACGGTCCCGGAATCCGCATGACAATCTTTACTCAAGGTTGTCACCATAATTGCCCCGGGTGCCAGAACCCGCAGACCCACGATTTTAACGGGGGTCATTTTATTGATATTGAAGAAATCCTCGATATGATCGAGGAAAACCCGTTGCTCGACGGCATCACGTTTAGTGGCGGTGATCCGATGGACCAGGCGGCAGCCCTGATCCCTTTGGCGCGTGAAATCAAGGAACGGGGCATGAACCTGGTGATTTTCACCGGCTACACCTACGAACGCCTGATGGAACTGACGCACGAGCGTCCCGAAATGTTCGAACTCTTGACTTTTGCGGACATTTTGATTGACGGCCCGTTTATCTTGGCAAAGCGCTCCCTGGAACTCAAGTTCAGGGGCTCCAGCAACCAGCGCATTATCGATGTGCAACAGAGCCTGCTTGAAGGCCATGTAGTGCTTCACCAGATTCAACTGGACGAAATGAAGGCCCGCCCCGACCTGGTTCCGGAGTTCGCCACCTGTTGA
- the nrdD gene encoding anaerobic ribonucleoside-triphosphate reductase: MSEKELNKYGEGVGFERIRRITGYLVGTVDRFNNAKRAEVNDRVKHGV, translated from the coding sequence ATGTCCGAAAAAGAACTGAACAAGTATGGTGAAGGTGTTGGATTCGAACGTATCCGCCGCATCACGGGTTACCTCGTCGGTACCGTCGATCGCTTCAACAACGCCAAGCGTGCCGAAGTGAACGATCGCGTGAAGCACGGCGTATAG
- a CDS encoding anaerobic ribonucleoside triphosphate reductase: MIVSVRKRDGREMPFNIEKIADAIVKAFRASGELDEQIKAAQSQLNLLGSDDVLTSTALKVSADVVGRLEAEGKTVPEIEEIQDAVEKSLTEGGYADTAKSYILYRAERTRVREVNTRLMHTLRDITFSSAKESDLKRENANIDGDTAMGTMLKYGSESAKHFYTMMMLKPEHSRAHMEGDIHIHDLDFYSLTMTCCQIDLKKLFKNGFNTGHGHLREPKDIRSYAALAAIAIQSNQNDQHGGQSIPNFDYAMADGVRITYRKSYLANMVKALMLLTSKTEEEILPVVKKLHSEMAEMGMVATLVPNEKFQDTEARELSKTYGEEVVINAQKFAEKMAYEETDKATFQAMEAFVHNLNSMHSRAGAQTPFSSINYGMCTEPEARMVMKNLLLTTEEGLGGGETAIFPIQIFRVKEGINLNPEDPNYDLFKLSCRVSAKRLFPNFSFQDAPYNLQYYKPGHPETEIAYMGCRTRVIGNHYDPSREISFGRGNLSFTSINLPRIAIKMKSVDLFFKELDRMLQLVSDQLMERFAVQSRRKVKNFPFLMGQGVWIDSDKLGWEDTVGEVIKHGTLSIGFIGLAETLVMLTGKHHGESEESQKLGLKIIGHMREFCDKESERLGLNFSLLATPAEGLSGRFVRMDKKKFGIIPGVTDRDYYTNSFHIPVYYKISAFKKISLEAPYHALTNAGHISYIELDGDPTQNLDAFEKIVHHMAKSGIGYGSINHPVDRDPVCGFVGVIGDCCPRCGRTEGHAIAPEKIEELRKLYPGMPVFKGIR, from the coding sequence ATGATTGTTTCTGTAAGGAAGCGTGACGGCCGTGAGATGCCGTTCAACATTGAAAAAATCGCCGATGCTATTGTCAAGGCTTTCCGCGCCTCGGGTGAACTTGATGAACAGATCAAGGCCGCCCAAAGTCAGTTAAATTTGTTGGGTAGCGATGACGTGCTTACGAGCACGGCTCTCAAGGTGTCTGCCGATGTAGTGGGCAGGCTCGAAGCCGAGGGCAAGACCGTTCCCGAAATCGAAGAAATCCAGGATGCTGTAGAAAAGTCTCTTACCGAAGGCGGCTACGCCGATACCGCGAAGAGCTACATCTTGTACCGTGCCGAACGTACCCGCGTGCGCGAAGTGAACACTCGCCTCATGCATACGCTCCGCGACATTACTTTCAGTTCTGCCAAGGAATCCGACCTTAAGCGTGAAAACGCGAACATCGATGGCGACACCGCCATGGGCACCATGCTCAAGTACGGTTCCGAATCGGCCAAGCATTTCTACACGATGATGATGCTCAAGCCCGAGCACAGCCGTGCCCACATGGAAGGCGATATCCATATCCACGATCTGGATTTCTATTCCCTTACCATGACCTGCTGCCAGATTGACCTCAAGAAGCTTTTCAAGAACGGCTTCAACACCGGTCACGGTCATCTGCGTGAACCCAAGGATATCCGTAGCTATGCCGCATTGGCCGCTATCGCAATCCAGTCTAACCAGAACGACCAGCACGGTGGCCAGTCCATTCCGAACTTTGACTACGCCATGGCCGACGGCGTGCGTATCACGTACCGTAAGAGCTATTTGGCCAACATGGTTAAGGCTCTTATGCTCCTGACTTCCAAGACCGAAGAAGAAATTCTGCCGGTCGTCAAGAAGCTCCATTCCGAAATGGCCGAAATGGGCATGGTGGCAACACTCGTGCCGAACGAAAAGTTCCAGGATACCGAAGCCCGTGAACTTTCCAAGACTTATGGCGAAGAGGTGGTGATCAACGCCCAGAAGTTTGCCGAAAAGATGGCTTACGAAGAAACCGACAAGGCGACCTTCCAGGCCATGGAAGCTTTCGTCCACAACCTGAACTCCATGCATAGCCGCGCCGGTGCCCAGACTCCGTTCTCTAGCATCAACTACGGTATGTGCACGGAGCCCGAAGCCCGCATGGTCATGAAGAACTTGCTCCTCACGACCGAAGAAGGCCTCGGCGGTGGTGAAACGGCTATCTTCCCGATTCAGATTTTCCGCGTCAAGGAAGGCATCAACCTGAACCCGGAAGACCCGAACTACGATTTGTTCAAGCTGTCTTGCCGCGTGAGCGCCAAGCGTCTGTTCCCGAACTTCAGCTTCCAGGATGCCCCGTACAACCTGCAGTACTACAAGCCGGGCCACCCTGAAACCGAAATTGCCTACATGGGCTGCCGTACCCGCGTGATCGGTAACCACTACGATCCGTCCCGCGAAATCAGCTTCGGCCGTGGCAACCTGAGCTTTACGTCAATCAACCTTCCGCGTATCGCCATCAAGATGAAGTCCGTGGACCTGTTCTTCAAGGAACTCGACCGCATGCTTCAGCTGGTGAGCGACCAGCTCATGGAACGCTTTGCCGTCCAGAGCCGCCGCAAGGTCAAGAACTTCCCGTTCCTTATGGGACAGGGCGTGTGGATTGATTCCGACAAGCTCGGCTGGGAAGACACCGTGGGCGAAGTCATCAAGCACGGTACGCTTTCGATCGGCTTTATCGGACTTGCCGAAACGTTGGTGATGCTCACGGGCAAGCACCACGGCGAATCCGAAGAATCCCAGAAGCTCGGCCTCAAGATTATCGGCCACATGCGCGAATTCTGCGACAAGGAATCCGAACGTCTCGGCCTCAACTTCAGCTTGCTCGCTACGCCTGCCGAAGGCCTGTCCGGCCGTTTCGTGCGCATGGACAAGAAGAAGTTCGGTATTATCCCGGGCGTCACCGACCGCGACTACTACACCAACTCTTTCCACATTCCGGTGTACTACAAGATTTCCGCTTTCAAGAAGATTTCGCTGGAAGCCCCGTACCACGCGCTTACCAACGCTGGTCACATCAGCTATATCGAACTTGACGGCGACCCGACGCAGAACCTGGATGCATTCGAAAAGATTGTGCATCACATGGCGAAGTCCGGTATCGGTTATGGATCCATTAACCACCCGGTCGACCGCGACCCGGTGTGCGGATTCGTGGGCGTCATCGGTGACTGCTGCCCGCGTTGCGGCCGTACCGAAGGTCATGCGATTGCTCCCGAAAAGATCGAGGAACTTCGCAAGCTGTACCCCGGCATGCCCGTATTCAAAGGAATCAGGTAA
- a CDS encoding SIMPL domain-containing protein — protein MSNKLLPFVIVLLIFVAFIVVSVDRDDSSAERLSQMIPRMGNSSAVPSVEVQVSESKKYEANEFVTVAMLELHGKDKELLFKQLTSRRASIFSQLNSLDVTEGDIEQNSVEMRKEWSYDKGTRSLTGYVVCQYFAIRTSSRVTAAAVIAVLSAELDVEINHTTASLKNEAELKREIIHTAGKKALEKATSYAESVGGKLGRVLSVSENGPSGVVYGRSLMGNVLGAKYASFDAAGADNLTAVADSVEIRASIHLVAELLQ, from the coding sequence ATGTCCAATAAGTTGCTGCCCTTCGTTATTGTCCTCTTGATTTTTGTCGCCTTCATCGTGGTTTCGGTGGATAGGGATGATTCCTCTGCGGAAAGGCTTTCGCAGATGATTCCGCGTATGGGGAACTCCTCTGCGGTTCCTTCTGTCGAGGTACAGGTGTCGGAATCCAAGAAGTACGAGGCGAACGAGTTCGTGACGGTTGCCATGCTGGAGCTGCATGGTAAGGACAAGGAACTTCTGTTTAAGCAGTTGACTAGCCGCCGTGCGTCTATCTTTAGTCAGTTGAATAGCCTGGACGTTACGGAAGGGGACATTGAACAGAACAGTGTCGAAATGCGTAAGGAATGGTCCTATGACAAGGGGACGCGCAGCCTTACGGGCTATGTCGTGTGTCAGTATTTTGCTATCAGGACTTCTTCCAGGGTAACGGCGGCTGCCGTTATTGCGGTGCTTTCTGCCGAACTGGATGTCGAAATCAACCATACGACGGCATCTCTCAAGAACGAGGCCGAACTGAAAAGGGAAATTATCCATACGGCCGGGAAAAAGGCGCTTGAAAAGGCGACCAGCTATGCCGAAAGTGTGGGGGGCAAGTTGGGACGAGTCCTTTCGGTGAGTGAAAATGGCCCGAGCGGGGTAGTCTATGGACGTTCTCTCATGGGAAATGTTCTGGGTGCGAAATACGCGTCCTTTGATGCGGCCGGTGCCGACAACCTTACTGCAGTGGCGGATTCCGTGGAAATCCGTGCGTCGATTCATCTGGTTGCAGAATTGCTCCAATAG